One genomic region from Streptomyces sp. NBC_00457 encodes:
- a CDS encoding fructosamine kinase family protein has protein sequence MTAGTPRAAAERLTGRRVTHERRLNAALSEVTLDDGHMVMVKRGDGPAAAQAEAAGLRWLAAAGAVRLPQVHGHDRHWLVSDRVPPGAPTPAAAARFGGELAALHASGAPAFGAPPPDGPVDAYIGLAPMRNSPGTDWPQWYAEHRVLPYLRRAVDDGTIRAAEAAVIERVCERLPELAGPAEPPARLHGDLWNGNVLWGADGHAWLIDPAAHGGHRETDLAMLRLFGCPHLDLVLDGYQQTAPLAEGWTDRVGLHQLFPLLVHAVLFGRGYAEQALDVARAAQAR, from the coding sequence ATGACCGCCGGAACCCCGCGCGCCGCGGCGGAGCGACTCACCGGACGCCGGGTGACCCACGAGCGTCGACTCAACGCCGCACTCTCCGAAGTCACCCTCGATGACGGCCACATGGTGATGGTCAAGCGCGGTGACGGCCCCGCCGCCGCGCAGGCCGAGGCGGCCGGGCTGCGCTGGCTCGCCGCCGCCGGCGCGGTCCGCCTACCGCAGGTGCACGGCCACGACCGTCACTGGCTGGTGTCGGACCGCGTCCCGCCCGGCGCACCGACCCCTGCCGCGGCGGCCCGCTTCGGCGGTGAGTTGGCCGCCCTGCACGCGTCCGGTGCGCCCGCGTTCGGCGCCCCGCCGCCCGATGGCCCGGTGGACGCGTACATCGGGCTGGCCCCGATGCGCAACTCGCCGGGCACCGACTGGCCGCAGTGGTACGCGGAACACCGAGTGCTGCCGTACCTGCGCCGCGCGGTCGACGACGGCACGATCCGCGCCGCCGAGGCGGCCGTGATCGAGCGGGTCTGCGAGCGGCTGCCGGAGCTGGCCGGCCCCGCCGAGCCGCCCGCCCGGCTGCACGGCGACCTGTGGAACGGAAACGTGCTGTGGGGCGCCGACGGTCACGCCTGGCTGATCGACCCGGCCGCGCACGGCGGACACCGTGAGACCGACCTGGCGATGCTCCGCCTCTTCGGCTGTCCCCACCTGGACCTCGTACTGGACGGCTACCAGCAGACGGCGCCCCTGGCCGAAGGCTGGACGGACCGCGTCGGACTGCACCAGCTCTTCCCGCTGCTGGTGCACGCGGTGCTCTTCGGCCGTGGCTACGCGGAACAGGCCCTGGACGTGGCTCGGGCGGCACAGGCGCGGTGA
- a CDS encoding CsbD family protein, with protein MADKGRADKMKGKAKEMTGKVTGDREMQTEGKLEQARGEAKKLKGKAQERIKQPGRSAKRDDV; from the coding sequence ATGGCCGACAAGGGCCGCGCGGACAAGATGAAGGGCAAAGCCAAGGAGATGACCGGAAAGGTCACCGGCGACCGCGAGATGCAGACCGAGGGCAAGCTCGAGCAGGCGCGCGGAGAAGCCAAGAAGCTCAAGGGCAAGGCCCAGGAGCGGATCAAGCAGCCCGGGCGTTCCGCGAAGCGGGACGACGTCTGA
- a CDS encoding glycosyl hydrolase family 95 catalytic domain-containing protein produces MRVSRRGFLGGVAAGAATSVAAPAAAAQQGSGAGGLVGMRTDREWQEFLDAQDPVWKRLPRTWYEGPFLGNGLLGSIVYQEPGRNALRFTVHHSEVQDHRPEFGSDWGVARLPVGNLLLHPVGAITGADLRLDLWNAEITGTLSTDKGAIRLRALVHNDRTLLVVTARADAGERNFRWEYVPSPAVSPRIVREDPPDDLEPNPAPVTTKEPDGTTLVVQSLVAGGQTASAHRERAHGDDRTFCLAVTHSHPGTDAEGRARTAVRKASALPVSSLLRTHRDWWHAFYRKSFVSLPDGMLQSFYWLQLYKLASAAREHAPVMATTGPWLEPTPWPAVWWNLNVQLEYWPVHGSNHLELDAIPRTLAENTDILIGALKPQYRADSAGLRRSTDAQCEDNGSVAVPGGSGDPEVGNLPWALHNVWLTYRHTMDRGLLEDILYPLLRRSTSYYLHFLYEGDDGRLHLPKTFSPEYGSAPDCNYDLALLRWSCATLLDTVELLDVEDELAPKWQEVMDRLTDYPVDANGFMIGAGAPFAKSHRHYSHMLAVYPLYLVNWEQPEQRDLIERSLKHWIGFEGALRGYSFSGAASLSAMMGRGDDSLTYLRELVARFVQPNTMYYEAGPVIETPLSAAQSLHDMLCTSWGDTIRIFPAVPGEWRDVTLHDFRTQGAFLVSAVRRGGRTRWVRVRSLAGEPCRVRHSLGGRVTVAGIGGPAPDWRDLGDSVVELDLPQGAEAVIHPAGRRPELRIAPVPVSAPADRWGLPELPQSGTVTQVDLTGHFDNDGITTEMYYGDGDFDGTGRTYPMAQLPQTGQTSDNGIGFAFTNGSEGTNNNVVAGGQDISVPQGAYGKVHVLGAGDTGNVTVPATLRYADGTTASTPLRLTGWLASGPAYDETAAVTTGQIHTRNGPLGTKAAIFHQVVEVDATRQLTGITLAAPTGGTARAHVFALSLEAVGG; encoded by the coding sequence CCGGCCGCAACGCCCTGCGCTTCACCGTGCACCACAGCGAAGTCCAGGACCACCGGCCGGAGTTCGGCAGCGACTGGGGCGTGGCCCGGCTGCCGGTCGGCAATCTGCTGTTACACCCCGTCGGCGCCATCACCGGCGCCGATCTGCGTCTCGACCTGTGGAACGCGGAGATCACCGGCACCCTCAGCACCGACAAGGGCGCCATCCGGCTGCGCGCGCTGGTCCACAACGACCGCACGCTGCTGGTCGTCACCGCCCGCGCGGACGCGGGCGAGCGGAACTTCCGCTGGGAGTACGTCCCTTCACCCGCCGTCAGCCCGCGTATCGTCCGCGAGGATCCGCCCGACGACCTGGAACCCAACCCCGCACCGGTGACCACGAAAGAGCCGGACGGCACGACTCTGGTGGTGCAGTCACTTGTCGCGGGCGGGCAGACGGCCAGTGCCCACCGCGAACGCGCCCACGGCGACGACCGGACGTTCTGCCTGGCCGTCACCCACTCCCACCCCGGCACCGACGCGGAGGGCCGCGCCCGCACGGCGGTCCGCAAGGCGTCCGCGCTGCCCGTCTCCAGCCTGCTGCGCACCCACCGCGACTGGTGGCACGCCTTCTACCGCAAGAGCTTCGTCTCACTCCCGGACGGCATGCTCCAGAGCTTCTACTGGCTCCAGCTCTACAAGCTCGCCTCCGCCGCCCGCGAGCACGCCCCCGTCATGGCCACCACCGGCCCCTGGCTGGAACCCACCCCCTGGCCCGCCGTCTGGTGGAACCTCAACGTGCAGCTGGAGTACTGGCCGGTGCACGGCTCCAACCACCTGGAGCTGGACGCGATCCCCCGCACCCTCGCCGAGAACACCGACATCCTCATCGGCGCCCTGAAGCCGCAGTACCGGGCCGACTCGGCAGGCCTGCGCCGCTCCACCGACGCCCAGTGCGAGGACAACGGCAGCGTCGCCGTCCCCGGCGGCTCCGGTGACCCCGAGGTCGGCAACCTGCCCTGGGCGCTGCACAACGTCTGGCTCACCTACCGCCACACCATGGACCGGGGCCTGCTGGAGGACATCCTCTACCCGCTCCTGCGCCGCTCCACCAGCTACTACCTGCACTTCCTGTACGAGGGCGACGACGGCCGGCTCCACCTTCCGAAGACTTTCTCACCGGAGTACGGCAGCGCCCCCGACTGCAACTACGACCTGGCGCTGCTGCGCTGGAGCTGCGCCACCCTGCTCGACACCGTCGAACTGCTCGACGTAGAGGATGAGTTGGCGCCGAAGTGGCAGGAAGTGATGGACCGGCTCACCGACTACCCGGTGGACGCGAACGGCTTCATGATCGGCGCCGGGGCTCCTTTCGCGAAGTCGCATCGCCACTACTCCCACATGCTCGCCGTGTACCCCCTCTACCTCGTCAACTGGGAGCAGCCCGAGCAACGCGACCTCATCGAGCGGTCGTTGAAGCACTGGATCGGTTTCGAGGGCGCCCTGCGCGGCTACAGCTTCTCCGGTGCCGCGTCCCTCTCCGCGATGATGGGCCGGGGCGACGACTCGCTGACGTATCTGCGGGAGCTGGTGGCCCGGTTCGTCCAGCCCAACACCATGTACTACGAGGCCGGACCGGTCATCGAGACTCCGCTGTCGGCGGCGCAGAGCCTGCACGACATGCTCTGCACGAGCTGGGGCGACACCATCCGGATCTTCCCTGCCGTGCCGGGGGAGTGGCGGGACGTCACGCTGCACGACTTCCGCACCCAGGGCGCGTTCCTCGTCAGCGCCGTCCGCCGGGGCGGCCGTACTCGCTGGGTACGCGTCCGCAGCCTCGCCGGGGAGCCCTGCCGGGTGCGCCATTCACTGGGCGGGCGCGTCACGGTCGCCGGGATCGGCGGCCCGGCTCCCGACTGGCGCGACCTCGGCGACAGCGTCGTCGAACTCGACCTGCCCCAGGGCGCGGAGGCCGTGATCCACCCGGCGGGCCGGCGCCCCGAGCTGCGGATCGCCCCCGTGCCGGTCTCCGCTCCCGCCGACCGCTGGGGCCTGCCGGAGCTGCCGCAGTCCGGAACCGTCACCCAGGTCGACCTGACGGGCCACTTCGACAACGACGGCATCACCACCGAGATGTACTACGGCGACGGGGATTTCGACGGCACCGGCCGCACCTACCCCATGGCCCAGCTCCCGCAGACCGGCCAGACCTCCGACAATGGGATCGGCTTCGCCTTCACCAACGGCAGCGAGGGAACGAACAACAACGTCGTCGCGGGCGGCCAGGACATCTCCGTACCGCAGGGCGCCTACGGCAAGGTGCACGTGCTCGGCGCGGGCGACACGGGGAACGTCACCGTCCCGGCGACGCTCCGGTACGCCGACGGGACCACCGCCTCCACACCGCTCCGGCTCACCGGCTGGCTGGCGTCGGGACCCGCGTACGACGAGACCGCGGCGGTGACGACCGGTCAGATCCACACGCGCAACGGGCCGTTGGGCACCAAGGCGGCCATCTTCCACCAGGTCGTCGAGGTCGACGCGACCCGTCAGCTCACCGGGATCACCCTGGCCGCACCGACGGGCGGCACCGCCCGGGCCCACGTCTTCGCGCTCTCGCTGGAGGCTGTCGGCGGGTAG
- a CDS encoding EamA family transporter, which yields MGAVLALASAVCYGIVDFAGGLLSRRVHFAVVTFLGQVGGLILAVAAALLMPATAVRPTDVAWGGASGVGSAVAMHFLNRGLSRGAMSIVIPVSAVTGVALSVLCGVFLLGDRPTPLAWLGICATVPALWLVSAGGDGHGSRAPSGRRLPVDGLIASGGVAVQYIGLAQADPASGLWPVAAGRVAAVLLLLPGIRRHAAEFHRPVRSLGCAVLIGAGAALGLILYLLAAHQQMLAVAVVLASLYPAVPTALGLAVLHEKVTRTQTAGLLIAGVAIVLLSLG from the coding sequence ATGGGTGCTGTGCTCGCCCTGGCCTCCGCGGTCTGCTACGGCATCGTCGACTTCGCCGGCGGACTGCTGTCCCGCCGCGTCCACTTCGCCGTCGTCACCTTCCTCGGACAGGTCGGAGGCTTGATCCTGGCCGTCGCCGCCGCGCTGCTGATGCCCGCGACAGCGGTCCGGCCCACGGATGTCGCCTGGGGCGGGGCGTCCGGCGTCGGAAGCGCCGTGGCCATGCACTTCCTCAACCGCGGTCTGAGCCGTGGCGCCATGAGCATCGTGATCCCCGTGAGCGCGGTCACCGGGGTGGCGCTGTCCGTGCTGTGCGGGGTGTTCCTGCTGGGCGACCGGCCCACTCCGCTCGCCTGGCTCGGCATCTGCGCCACCGTTCCCGCTCTGTGGCTCGTCTCCGCCGGCGGCGACGGCCACGGTAGCCGAGCCCCGTCCGGGCGGCGGCTGCCCGTGGACGGCCTGATCGCCAGCGGGGGAGTGGCGGTCCAGTACATCGGCCTCGCCCAGGCGGACCCGGCGAGCGGCCTGTGGCCCGTGGCGGCCGGCCGGGTCGCCGCGGTTCTCCTGCTGCTCCCGGGCATCCGGCGGCACGCCGCCGAGTTCCACCGGCCCGTCCGGTCGCTGGGCTGTGCGGTCCTGATCGGGGCGGGAGCGGCGCTCGGGCTCATCCTGTATCTCCTCGCCGCCCACCAGCAGATGCTCGCCGTCGCCGTCGTCCTGGCCTCCCTGTACCCGGCGGTCCCGACGGCCCTGGGACTCGCCGTCCTGCACGAGAAGGTCACCCGGACCCAGACGGCGGGTCTGCTGATCGCGGGCGTCGCGATCGTGCTCCTCAGTCTCGGATGA
- a CDS encoding endonuclease, producing MSAKTDNAVVRALLDRQERTYAAQAGIRLRNTPGPLYQTLVLAILLSARIKADIAVAAAKALFDAGMRDVRSMAEASWQERVDALGEGGYRRYDERTATMLGKGAELLLERYKGDLRRLREESDPKKALQDIPGIGPTGADIFLRDVQGVWPEFAPYFDRKAQDGARRLGLPTSPDKLAGFVGKRDVPRLADGLVHAALDKPLADEVLDAAKAA from the coding sequence ATGAGTGCGAAGACCGACAACGCGGTGGTCCGGGCCCTGCTCGACCGGCAGGAGCGCACCTACGCGGCGCAGGCCGGGATCAGGCTGCGCAATACCCCCGGCCCCCTCTACCAGACGCTCGTACTGGCGATCCTGCTCAGCGCCCGGATCAAGGCCGATATCGCGGTGGCCGCGGCAAAGGCGCTGTTCGACGCCGGAATGCGCGACGTCCGCTCGATGGCCGAGGCGTCCTGGCAGGAACGCGTCGACGCGCTCGGCGAGGGCGGCTACCGCCGCTACGACGAGCGGACCGCGACCATGCTCGGCAAGGGAGCCGAACTGCTGCTGGAACGCTACAAAGGCGATCTTCGGCGCCTGCGCGAGGAATCCGACCCCAAGAAGGCCCTGCAGGACATACCCGGGATCGGTCCCACGGGAGCCGATATCTTCCTGCGCGATGTGCAGGGCGTATGGCCGGAGTTCGCACCGTACTTCGACCGCAAGGCCCAGGACGGTGCCCGCCGGCTCGGACTGCCGACGTCGCCCGACAAGCTGGCCGGATTCGTGGGCAAGCGTGACGTGCCCCGGCTCGCGGACGGCCTGGTCCACGCGGCCCTCGACAAGCCCCTGGCCGACGAGGTGCTCGACGCCGCGAAGGCGGCGTGA